TCATGTTGGCCTCCTAGTACTCTACATCGCTGCCAAAGTATTTGAATTGAATCGTTGAAATGATTCCGATAACAATCGCCAGAAGGATGCCCATGGCGGAAGCGAGCCCAAAATGCCCGAGAAGGAATGCTTGTTCATACACACCGTACATAACCGTTGAGGTACTGTAGACAGGACCGCCCGAAGTCAGCAATTGAATGAGGGCAAAGCATTGGAACGTATTGATCGTCGTGATGACAATCACATAGAGGTTGGTCGGCATGAGCATCGGCCATACGATTTTGAGGAAAATTTGCCACGGCGTCGCACGGTCAATTTCCGCTGCTTCGATATAAGAAGTCGGAATGTTGCCCAGCGAAGCTACGTACAAGATGATAGGCTGACCTACGGATGTTGTGATTAGAACGGCGATAATCGCTAATAGAGCTGTTCTTGTGTCACCCAGCCAAGATATCGGCTCAAAGCCTAGCATACCAGTCAGATAATTGAGAATTCCGTAGTTGGGATGATAGATCCAGCCCCACACTACCGTAATACTAACGACGGAGGAGACAGCGGGCAAATAAAACACGCCACGGAAAAAGGAGCGGGAGAACTCTTTCATTTTGTAAATATTAACAGCTACAAAGATAGAAAAAACGATGACGATCGGCACAGCGATAACGACCAGCAGTATCGTATTGCGCATCGATTTCAGAAATGTTTCGTTGTGAAATAAGGAAACATAATTATCGAATCCGATAAAATCAAAATTCCGCAATGAATAATCAAAAAAACTAATATAGATCCCTCTTAGCATCGGATATGCGACAAAAACCAGAAAAAATCCAAACGCCGGAAGTAAAAAGATATAGCTCATCAGCCAGTCGCGTATGACGAATTTTCTTGATTTGCTAACCGCTGCTTCCATTTCCTTCTCCCCATTTCTTTCGTTTAATGAAAGGAGCAGCGCTTCTTGCCTGCGCTACTCCTCCCTCCAAATTTCGTTTACTTTGCAACTTGCGCTTTGGCTTTCGTAATCGCTTCATTGGCTTTGGCGGCAAAAGCATCCAGCGCTTCTTTGCCTGTCGCTCCGCCAGTCAATGCACGTTGAAGCTCAGGGAACCAGAACGTACGAATTTCCGCGTAACCGTCAGCAATGGTCGGAGGATCTGTAATGAATTGACGAGCCAGATCAGCGTATTTGTATTCAGGATCATTGTATAAACCTGTTACGGACGTACGTGCTGACAACCCGCCGGTTTGAATCACATTCTTCTTGCCCCACTCTGGATCGTTGACAACGAAATCAATGAATTTCTTCGATGCTGCAATTTTGTCGGCATTGCCGTTGTTGAAAATAGCTAAACCGCCAAGGAATGGCTCAAGCTTTGGTTTGGAACCATCCAGCGTTGGGAAAGGCAGCAGTACATCTTCGAATTGCACTTTTTTGTTGGAAACGTTCTGCGCTTTCAGCACTGGCGAGTAATTCAGCGTGAATGCCAATTTCCCTTGCAGGAACAAATCATTGACATCGGCAGCTGCCAGCGAAGCAGCACCAGCAACGCTGATTTTATCTTTGGTAGCCTTTACAACCCAATCCAATGCCTTGCCTGCATTGTCTGTATTAATGGCAACTTTGGAGTTGTCTTCTGAAAGGAATCGTGAAACCCCCATATTCGCTAGGTAGGCACGTGTACCTTGATCACCTGCTGTACTCTTGGCAAAGAAGCCAGTTGGGATGATTTCCGGTGCTTTCTCTTTCACAGCTTGCAGCGCTTTCTCATATTCAGCCACGGTCCAAGTACGATCCGGCCTGCTTAATGGCAGCAAATCCAGAGCGCCAATTTTCTCAAACACGGTTTTGTTGACCGCCATCATGAAGGGGCCTGTATTCAATGGATACATGACGATTTGATCGCCAACCATCGATTGCTTCCAAAAAGCTGGAGCAATATCATTTTTGACTTCACTTGTAACGATGTCATTCAAAGGAGCCAGCAATTTTTTCTTGCCCCAATCAATAATCCGACCAGGAGCATCATAGATGACGTCAGGCGCCGTATTCGAGGCAATCGCCACATTTAATTTCTGCGGGCCGCCATCGAACGTAATCATTTCCAAGTTTACCTTGATTTCAGGATGCTTTTGGTTAAATGCAGCAATGATTTGTTTTTCGTATTTGCCGACTTCGCCGTCTAATGTTTGGAAATTCGGAAAGTTCCACCATGTAATTTCTGCCGGTTTGGCAGCAGCTTGCGTAGCTGCCGGCTTCGAAGCGTCCGGCGTAGCTGCTGGTGTGCTCTGATTGGCATTATTCGAACATGCAACCAATTGCGATCCTACAAGTGCGACGCCTACTACAGTCATTAAACCTTTTTTCATAGCCCTCATCTAAGTACCCCCTGATATTTTTTTTGCAATAAAGGGAATCTCTCATCCCTTGCCATAAGCATAGTGTAATTTCAAATGTGGTAGAATCCCTGTGTCTTTACTTCCATGGTCGTATTCTGACCTATTTGTTTTTCTAGCATTTACAACCTCGATGCAAGATGATTTTAGGTTATAATTTAGGTAAAGAAAAGAGTAGGTCTTAATCTTCTGGGGGAATTCATGTATAAACTGATGATTGTCGAGGATGAACCACTTATTCGAACAGGTCTTAAACATTACTTTGATTGGCAGGCGCTTGGCGTCAGCCACATCGTTGAAGCCGACAACGGGATGAGCGGCATGGTTACAGCTCTTCAGGAGCAGCCTGATCTCGTGATAACCGATATTCGTATGCCAGAGATGGACGGACTCCAAATGATCGAAATGATTCGTCCCAAGCTTCCGAATACGGTATTTATTATTTTGACCGGTTTTAATGAATTTGAGTATGCCCAAAAGGCTATTCGCTTAGGCGGCGTGCATGCCTTTCTGTTGAAGCCTTTAGAATACGAAGAAAGCGTAGCCACTATTCATGCCTGTATGAAGCAAGTTGCCGAGAATCAACAAAATCTGCGAACCTATGTTGAATTCGCCCAAATGTCCAAAGAAAGCAAGCAGTTCCAAGGCAGTGAATGGATTCAACAACTGCTGGACGAAGAAGAACAAAGCGTCATTCATGAGGATAGTCTGAGCCAGCTCTATGAATTCGAGAGTAACCAATACGTCTATCAGCCATATGTGCTGACTGGTCTACCGATTAATGCCAGTTTCCCGTATTCCCAAAAAACAATGAAACAACAAGCCTTGCAGCTGATCGATGCTGTGCTCGCCTTGTTACATCCCAGCCAAGCAACAAGACAACTTTTAACGTATATGTACAGGTCAAAACTATATGCAATAGCCATTGCAGATGCCTCCAATGATTCGCTTGCGGATGACAACCTGACTATGCAGGTAGAACAACTTGTCCGTGAGGCTGGAAAAGCGACTTCAACGACTTGGTTTCTCGCTATTGGCAAGGCGACAGACGATTTATCCGAAATACGCCCTTCCCTGCATCAAACGGATAAAGCCCTATTGCGGCGATATGCCGGGCCAGATCTTTGCTTATTTATCACTTCTGCTAATGACAATGAAAGCAACGGGAAAGCTCCCGTCATGCTCCTTGATGATCATGACAAAAAGCAAATTTTCACAAGCATTGAACATGCCAACGAAGCTGAAATCAAAGAGCTGCTAAAACGGTTATCAGGAGAAATTCAAAACCAGATGCCGCATATTGCAACTGCCAAATGGTTGTCTTACTTACAGGAAATCATCAGCACGGCAATCCGTTTTGCCAATAAAAACAGTATTCCCTTTGAAGGCGTATACAGTGACAAGCTTTTGAACCTTACATGTGTCGACGATTTCCCAACACTTGACGCCTTGTTCGACTGGCTGGGGGCTTGGATGTCTCATTTGGGAACGATTTACCA
Above is a genomic segment from Paenibacillus sp. HWE-109 containing:
- a CDS encoding extracellular solute-binding protein, whose protein sequence is MRAMKKGLMTVVGVALVGSQLVACSNNANQSTPAATPDASKPAATQAAAKPAEITWWNFPNFQTLDGEVGKYEKQIIAAFNQKHPEIKVNLEMITFDGGPQKLNVAIASNTAPDVIYDAPGRIIDWGKKKLLAPLNDIVTSEVKNDIAPAFWKQSMVGDQIVMYPLNTGPFMMAVNKTVFEKIGALDLLPLSRPDRTWTVAEYEKALQAVKEKAPEIIPTGFFAKSTAGDQGTRAYLANMGVSRFLSEDNSKVAINTDNAGKALDWVVKATKDKISVAGAASLAAADVNDLFLQGKLAFTLNYSPVLKAQNVSNKKVQFEDVLLPFPTLDGSKPKLEPFLGGLAIFNNGNADKIAASKKFIDFVVNDPEWGKKNVIQTGGLSARTSVTGLYNDPEYKYADLARQFITDPPTIADGYAEIRTFWFPELQRALTGGATGKEALDAFAAKANEAITKAKAQVAK
- a CDS encoding carbohydrate ABC transporter permease, with the protein product MEAAVSKSRKFVIRDWLMSYIFLLPAFGFFLVFVAYPMLRGIYISFFDYSLRNFDFIGFDNYVSLFHNETFLKSMRNTILLVVIAVPIVIVFSIFVAVNIYKMKEFSRSFFRGVFYLPAVSSVVSITVVWGWIYHPNYGILNYLTGMLGFEPISWLGDTRTALLAIIAVLITTSVGQPIILYVASLGNIPTSYIEAAEIDRATPWQIFLKIVWPMLMPTNLYVIVITTINTFQCFALIQLLTSGGPVYSTSTVMYGVYEQAFLLGHFGLASAMGILLAIVIGIISTIQFKYFGSDVEY
- a CDS encoding response regulator transcription factor; the protein is MYKLMIVEDEPLIRTGLKHYFDWQALGVSHIVEADNGMSGMVTALQEQPDLVITDIRMPEMDGLQMIEMIRPKLPNTVFIILTGFNEFEYAQKAIRLGGVHAFLLKPLEYEESVATIHACMKQVAENQQNLRTYVEFAQMSKESKQFQGSEWIQQLLDEEEQSVIHEDSLSQLYEFESNQYVYQPYVLTGLPINASFPYSQKTMKQQALQLIDAVLALLHPSQATRQLLTYMYRSKLYAIAIADASNDSLADDNLTMQVEQLVREAGKATSTTWFLAIGKATDDLSEIRPSLHQTDKALLRRYAGPDLCLFITSANDNESNGKAPVMLLDDHDKKQIFTSIEHANEAEIKELLKRLSGEIQNQMPHIATAKWLSYLQEIISTAIRFANKNSIPFEGVYSDKLLNLTCVDDFPTLDALFDWLGAWMSHLGTIYQHGSSLTNQQDVLIFEHIASFIKRNIDQDVTLQMVADRFFYNPSYLSRLFKRKLDKNYMRFVTEIRIAYAQECLKKPEYLVTDVCTMCGYKSYKHFVKTFRLLTQMTPTDYRKKWGWS